Proteins from a genomic interval of Zingiber officinale cultivar Zhangliang chromosome 1B, Zo_v1.1, whole genome shotgun sequence:
- the LOC121974571 gene encoding arogenate dehydrogenase 2, chloroplastic-like: MNSTPLRFASLSLPPSPPRRFHHKLPSYGPKSALFFPALFLPPRSCPGRGSRRGRGGPARALDAAQSFDYESRALEDLENRSRLKIAIVGFGNFGQFLARTFAKQGHALLAHSRSDHSVAARSIGVDFYGDPHDLCEQHPDVVILCSSILSSDAVLRSLPFQRLRRSTLFVDVLSVKEFPKNLFLRTLPPHFDILCTHPMFGPESGKHGWADLPFVYEKVRIIDTEERVDRCRRFLDIFAREGCRMVEMSCAEHDENSAESQFLTHTIGRILSKLQLKPTTIATKGYETLLQLEENTCSDSFDLYNGLFMYNYNSTELLERLDMAFDSVKKELLGRLHDIVRKQLFESPDDDDERMAKDS, encoded by the coding sequence ATGAACTCCACGCCGCTGCGGTTCGCCTCTCTCTCCCTTCCGCCTTCCCCGCCGCGGCGGTTCCACCACAAACTGCCGTCCTACGGCCCAAAGTCCGCTCTTTTCTTCCCCGCTCTCTTTCTCCCCCCTCGGTCGTGTCCTGGCCGGGGAAGCCGTCGGGGTCGTGGCGGCCCCGCGCGAGCGCTCGACGCCGCTCAGTCGTTCGACTACGAGTCCCGAGCGTTGGAAGATCTGGAGAACAGATCGCGCCTCAAAATCGCGATCGTCGGCTTCGGCAACTTCGGGCAGTTCCTGGCACGCACATTCGCAAAGCAGGGCCACGCGCTCCTTGCTCATTCTCGCTCCGACCACTCCGTCGCCGCCCGTTCCATCGGGGTGGATTTCTACGGCGATCCGCATGACCTGTGCGAGCAGCATCCCGACGTGGTGATCCTCTGTTCCTCCATCCTTTCCTCGGATGCCGTCCTCCGCTCCCTCCCCTTCCAGCGCCTCCGTCGCAGCACCCTCTTCGTCGACGTTCTCTCCGTGAAGGAGTTCCCCAAGAACCTTTTCCTCCGCACCCTCCCTCCGCACTTCGACATCCTATGCACGCACCCCATGTTCGGCCCGGAGAGCGGCAAGCACGGCTGGGCGGACCTCCCTTTCGTCTACGAAAAGGTCCGCATCATCGACACGGAGGAGCGCGTCGACCGATGCCGCCGCTTCCTTGACATCTTCGCCCGAGAGGGCTGCCGTATGGTCGAGATGTCTTGTGCCGAGCACGACGAGAACTCCGCCGAGAGCCAGTTCCTCACCCACACAATCGGCCGCATCCTGTCCAAGCTCCAACTCAAGCCCACCACCATCGCCACCAAGGGCTACGAGACCCTGCTTCAGCTTGAGGAGAACACCTGCAGCGACAGCTTTGACCTCTACAATGGTCTCTTCATGTACAATTACAACTCGACCGAACTGTTAGAACGCCTAGACATGGCCTTCGACTCTGTGAAGAAGGAGCTCTTAGGTAGATTGCATGATATAGTGCGTAAGCAGCTCTTTGAGAGTcctgacgacgacgacgagcgcATGGCCAAGGACAGTTGA
- the LOC121974561 gene encoding pyrophosphate-energized vacuolar membrane proton pump-like, producing the protein MEATILPFLATEILIPVAAVVGIVFALAQWLLVSKVKLTPGKTGSSKDGVSDFLIEEEEGLNDHNVVVKCAEIQNAISEGATSFLFTEYQYVGIFMVAFAVLIFLFLGSVEGFSTKSQPCTYGKDKYCKPALANAVFSTVAFLLGAITSLVSGFLGMKIATYANARTTLEARKGVGKAFITAFRSGAVMGFLLAANGLVVLYIAINLFKLYYGDDWEGLFESITGYGLGGSSMALFGRVGGGIYTKAADVGADLVGKVERNIPEDDPRNPAVIADNVGDNVGDIAGMGSDLFGSYAESSCAALVVASISSFGVNLDFTAMCYPLLISSMGIIVCLITTLFATDFFEIKAVEEIEPALKKQLIISTALMTIGIAIVTWVALPSSFTIFNFGEQKQVKNWQLFFCVAIGLWAGLVIGFVTEYYTSNAYSPVQDVADSCRTGAATNVIFGLALGYKSVIIPIFAIAISIFVSFSLAAMYGIAVAALGMLSTIATGLAIDAYGPISDNAGGIAEMAGMSHRIRERTDALDAAGNTTAAIGKGFAIGSAALVSLALFGAFVSRAAISTVDVLTPKVFIGLIVGAMLPYWFSAMTMKSVGSAALKMVEEVRRQFNNIPGIMEGTARPDYATCVKISTDASIKEMIPPGALVMLTPLIVGTFFGVETLSGVLAGSLVSGVQIAISASNTGGAWDNAKKYIEAGASEHARTLGPKGSDPHKAAVIGDTIGDPLKDTSGPSLNILIKLMAVESLVFAPFFATHGGLLFKIFN; encoded by the exons ATGGAGGCCACCATACTCCCCTTCCTCGCCACCGAGATCCTGATCCCGGTGGCGGCCGTCGTCGGGATTGTCTTCGCGCTCGCGCAGTGGCTGCTGGTCTCCAAGGTCAAGCTCACCCCGGGAAAGACGGGGAGCAGCAAGGACGGCGTCTCCGACTTCCTGATCGAGGAGGAAGAAGGGCTCAACGACCACAACGTCGTCGTGAAGTGCGCCGAGATCCAGAACGCCATCTCCGAAG GAGCAACTTCTTTCCTTTTCACTGAATACCAGTATGTTGGAATATTCATGGTTGCTTTTGCAGTCTTGATCTTCCTCTTTCTTGGCTCagtcgaaggcttcagcacaaaATCCCAACCTTGCACTTATGGCAAGGATAAGTATTGCAAACCAGCACTTGCTAATGCAGTCTttagtactgtagccttcttgctTGGAGCAATAACCTCACTGGTATCTGGTTTTCTTGGGATGAAAATTGCAACTTATGCCAATGCCAGAACAACTCTAGAAGCTCGAAAGGGTGTTGGGAAAGCTTTCATAACTGCTTTCCGATCAGGTGCAGTCATGGGATTTTTGCTTGCAGCCAATGGACTGGTGGTTCTCTACATCGCAATCAACTTGTTTAAATTGTACTATGGTGATGACTGGGAAGGGCTTTTTGAGTCCATTACTGGTTATGGTCTGGGTGGCTCTTCCATGGCTCTTTTTGGTAGAGTGGGTGGTGGTATTTACACAAAAGCTGCCGATGTTGGTGCTGATCTTGTCGGTAAGGTCGAAAGGAACATCCCTGAAGATGACCCTAGAAATCCAGCT GTGATAGCAGACAATGTTGGAGACAATGTTGGTGACATTGCCGGTATGGGATCTGACCTTTTTGGTTCATATGCCGAATCATCATGTGCTGCACTAGTGGTTGCCTCTATTTCTTCATTTGGGGTCAACCTTGATTTCACTGCAATGTGCTATCCTTTGCTCATTAGCTCTATGGGTATCATAGTTTGCCTGATAACTACTCTCTTCGCAACTGACTTCTTTGAGATAAAGGCTGTAGAAGAGATTGAGCCTGCTTTGAAGAAACAGCTCATCATCTCCACTGCACTCATGACTATTGGCATTGCCATTGTTACTTGGGTGGCCCTCCCATCATCTTtcactattttcaactttggtgAGCAGAAACAGGTTAAGAACTG GCAGCTGTTTTTCTGTGTGGCAATTGGGTTATGGGCTGGCCTGGTTATTGGATTTGTCACTGAATACTACACAAGCAACGCCtatag TCCGGTTCAAGATGTTGCTGATTCATGTCGAACTGGAGCTGCCACCAATGTTATCTTCGGGCTTGCTCTCGGATACAAATCTGTCATCATTCCCATTTTTGCAATCGCTATCAGCATATTTGTTAGCTTCAGTCTTGCTGCCATGTATGGTATAGCTGTTGCTGCATTAGGCATGTTGAGCACTATTGCTACTGGCCTAGCAATTGATGCTTATGGACCCATCAGTGACAATGCTGGAGGTATTGCTGAGATGGCTGGAATGAGTCACAGAATTCGGGAGAGGACTGATGCACTTGATGCTGCTGGCAACACCACTGCAGCTATTGGAAAG GGCTTCGCCATTGGTTCTGCTGCCTTGGTCTCCCTTGCACTTTTTGGTGCATTTGTGAGCCGGGCAGCTATCTCCACAGTCGATGTTCTGACACCAAAGGTGTTCATTGggctaattgttggtgcaatgctTCCGTACTGGTTCTCTGCCATGACCATGAAGAGCGTAGGTAGTGCAGCTCTGAAGATGGTGGAGGAGGTCCGCCGGCAGTTCAACAATATCCCAGGTATTATGGAAGGTACTGCAAGGCCTGATTATGCCACCTGTGTTAAGATCTCCACAGATGCCTCCATCAAGGAGATGATTCCTCCTGGTGCACTAGTGATGCTTACTCCACTCATCGTCGGAACCTTCTTTGGTGTTGAAACTCTATCTGGAGTTCTAGCTGGTTCTCTGGTTTCTGGGGTTCAG ATTGCCATCTCCGCATCGAATACTGGTGGTGCATGGGACAATGCAAAGAAGTACATTGAG GCTGGTGCATCAGAGCACGCTCGAACCCTCGGCCCCAAAGGATCTGACCCTCACAAGGCTGCTGTCATCGGGGACACAATTGGCGACCCACTCAAGGACACATCAGGGCCTTCACTCAACATCCTCATAAAGCTGATGGCCGTTGAATCTCTTGTAttcgcaccattctttgcaaCACACGGAGGCCTCTTGTTCAAGATCTTCAACTAA